One genomic window of Arthrobacter sp. KBS0703 includes the following:
- the cmk gene encoding (d)CMP kinase translates to MTQELIDTLPALRLGRPLVVAIDGPSGSGKSSVSKEVARRLNLAYLDTGAMYRALTWFCLDRAIDLTDAAAVELAAEELPLDISTTPHEEYVRVDGKDVTEAIREPAISAAVSAVATTLGARTELIRRQRALIEKHHRRMVVEGRDITTVVVPGAQVRMLLTASEEARLRRRGIQLGGTQSAEELAAQVTQRDARDSTVVNFTQAADGVVTLDSSELDFEETVAAALRIVTKVINHE, encoded by the coding sequence ATGACACAGGAACTGATTGATACTTTGCCTGCCCTGCGCCTGGGCCGGCCCCTCGTTGTCGCCATCGACGGGCCGTCCGGATCCGGAAAATCAAGCGTCAGCAAGGAAGTTGCCCGCCGGCTGAACCTCGCCTACCTGGACACCGGCGCCATGTACCGGGCGCTGACCTGGTTCTGCCTCGACCGCGCCATCGACCTCACCGACGCAGCCGCCGTCGAACTTGCGGCTGAAGAACTGCCGCTCGACATCAGCACCACTCCGCATGAAGAGTATGTGCGCGTGGACGGCAAAGACGTCACCGAGGCCATCCGCGAGCCGGCGATCTCCGCCGCGGTCAGCGCCGTGGCCACAACGCTGGGAGCCCGGACCGAACTCATCCGGCGCCAGCGCGCGCTGATCGAAAAGCACCACCGCCGCATGGTGGTGGAAGGCAGGGACATCACCACCGTCGTCGTGCCCGGTGCACAGGTGCGCATGCTCCTGACCGCAAGCGAGGAAGCCCGCCTGCGCCGGCGCGGCATCCAGCTTGGCGGCACCCAAAGCGCGGAGGAGCTTGCCGCCCAGGTGACCCAGCGCGACGCCAGGGATTCAACCGTTGTGAATTTCACGCAGGCCGCTGACGGTGTGGTCACGCTCGATTCGTCGGAGCTCGACTTCGAGGAGACCGTGGCCGCGGCACTGCGGATTGTCACCAAGGTCATCAACCATGAGTGA
- a CDS encoding prephenate dehydrogenase — MSAFRTHGRGHLNGPVAVIGTGLLGASIGLGLRGRGVSYTHLDVYKRQVYLSDPSPTNQAVAVDIGAGLPLDALGQEQPELVVVAAPPDVTADVVERALADYPEATVVDIASVKAAILDELRRRGVDLSRYVGTHPMAGREKSGPVAARGELFTSMPWVVCPAEESSPAALQAARALAGDLGAVVSQFTADEHDEAVALVSHLPQVMSSLLASRLQGTPLPALSLSGNGLRDVTRIAASDPTLWVQILGANAEKVVGILHGVREDLNRLIGTLEDPTAPGAHLDLAQLISEGNAGQARIPGKHGGPPQAYSWLTVLVDDKPGQIARLLTEIGEIGVNVEDLRLDHSSGQNVGMVELSVLPNRHDLLIEALNDRGWRVLQ, encoded by the coding sequence ATGTCTGCTTTCCGCACGCACGGTCGCGGGCACCTGAACGGCCCGGTCGCCGTGATCGGCACCGGGCTGCTCGGCGCCAGCATCGGCCTCGGCCTGCGCGGCCGGGGCGTCTCTTATACACATCTAGATGTGTATAAGAGACAGGTGTACCTCTCTGACCCGTCGCCCACCAACCAGGCCGTCGCCGTGGACATCGGCGCCGGCCTGCCGCTGGACGCACTGGGCCAGGAGCAGCCCGAACTCGTCGTCGTGGCGGCTCCGCCGGACGTGACGGCGGACGTCGTGGAACGTGCACTGGCTGACTACCCGGAGGCCACCGTCGTGGACATCGCCAGCGTCAAGGCGGCCATCCTGGACGAACTGCGCCGCCGCGGCGTGGACCTGTCGCGGTACGTCGGAACGCACCCCATGGCAGGGCGCGAGAAGTCCGGGCCTGTTGCCGCACGCGGCGAGCTCTTCACGTCCATGCCCTGGGTGGTGTGCCCCGCCGAGGAGTCCTCTCCCGCGGCGCTGCAGGCCGCCCGCGCCCTGGCGGGCGACCTTGGCGCCGTCGTCTCGCAGTTCACCGCGGACGAACACGACGAGGCCGTAGCGCTCGTATCGCACCTGCCCCAGGTCATGTCGTCGCTGCTGGCCAGCCGGCTGCAGGGCACTCCGCTGCCCGCGTTGTCCCTCTCCGGCAACGGGCTGCGGGACGTGACGCGCATCGCCGCCAGTGATCCCACGCTCTGGGTGCAGATTCTTGGGGCCAACGCCGAAAAGGTCGTTGGCATCCTGCACGGAGTCCGCGAGGACCTGAACAGGCTGATCGGCACGCTGGAGGATCCAACGGCCCCGGGCGCCCACCTGGACCTTGCCCAGCTGATCAGCGAAGGCAACGCCGGGCAGGCACGGATCCCTGGCAAGCACGGGGGGCCGCCGCAGGCGTATTCCTGGCTGACCGTCCTCGTGGACGACAAGCCGGGCCAGATCGCCCGGCTCCTGACGGAGATCGGCGAGATCGGCGTCAACGTGGAGGACCTGCGGCTCGACCACTCATCCGGCCAAAACGTCGGCATGGTGGAACTGTCCGTTCTCCCCAACAGGCACGATCTCCTCATCGAAGCCCTCAATGACCGCGGATGGCGGGTACTGCAGTAA
- a CDS encoding SMC-Scp complex subunit ScpB, whose amino-acid sequence MRKPVQEPSSDDTDSGGTDVTALPGGARAALEAVLMVLDQPASATDLAAGLNLTVAAVENLLLELQREYDGYTVKAPDMEIASNAGFTSSPRGFELRNVAGGWRIYSRAEFADVVGAFVLEGQTARLTQAALETLAVIAYRQPVSRARVSAIRGVNVDSVVRTLTQRGLIEDSGTDPESGAVLYRTTSYFLERMGIGSVAELPQLSPHLPGLEGIEEFYDAGRM is encoded by the coding sequence GTGAGGAAACCTGTGCAGGAACCGTCGTCGGATGACACGGACAGCGGCGGCACCGATGTCACGGCGCTGCCGGGCGGAGCGCGCGCTGCGCTCGAGGCCGTCCTGATGGTGCTGGACCAGCCGGCATCGGCAACGGACCTCGCCGCGGGACTCAACCTGACCGTGGCGGCCGTGGAGAACCTGCTGCTGGAACTGCAGCGCGAGTATGACGGCTATACTGTTAAAGCCCCGGATATGGAAATTGCCAGTAACGCTGGCTTCACCTCCAGCCCCCGGGGCTTTGAATTGCGGAATGTCGCCGGTGGCTGGCGCATCTACTCCAGGGCTGAATTCGCTGACGTCGTCGGTGCCTTCGTCTTGGAGGGACAGACGGCCAGGCTGACGCAGGCGGCGCTCGAAACGCTCGCCGTCATCGCGTACCGGCAGCCCGTTTCCAGGGCGAGGGTGTCTGCAATTCGCGGGGTCAATGTTGACTCTGTCGTGCGGACGCTGACCCAGCGGGGGCTGATCGAGGACTCCGGAACAGATCCGGAGTCAGGCGCTGTCCTGTACCGTACGACGTCGTATTTCCTTGAACGCATGGGAATCGGCTCGGTGGCTGAGTTGCCTCAGCTTTCACCGCACCTTCCGGGGCTTGAAGGAATTGAAGAGTTCTATGACGCCGGAAGAATGTAG
- a CDS encoding ScpA family protein codes for MSAESATPLAQRGQQADDGGTPPEVRKPGFEVRLANFTGPFDLLLGLISKHQLDITEVALATVTDEFIKYIRNLQKLGEEWALDEASEFLVIAATLLDLKAARLLPAGEVEDDEDVALLEARDLLFARLLQYKAFKQVAALLDATLELEARRYPRQVALEEHFAAMLPELVWKHTPRQFAALAETALKPKTPAPTEVGLAHLHGSPVSVKEQAELIGLRLQQGRPLSFRALIADAESTLVVVARFLALLELFRDQVVAFNQLAPLGDLTVRWTAPGAEWSSDHLTEEYEEQP; via the coding sequence ATGTCGGCTGAGTCGGCAACGCCGCTCGCGCAGCGCGGCCAGCAGGCGGACGACGGCGGGACCCCGCCGGAAGTCCGGAAGCCCGGCTTCGAAGTCCGGCTGGCGAACTTCACCGGCCCGTTTGACCTGCTTCTGGGCCTGATCTCCAAGCACCAGCTGGACATCACCGAGGTGGCGTTGGCCACAGTGACCGATGAGTTCATCAAGTACATCCGGAACCTGCAGAAACTGGGGGAGGAGTGGGCCCTTGATGAGGCCAGCGAGTTCCTCGTCATCGCTGCCACCCTGCTGGATCTGAAGGCTGCACGCCTGCTTCCGGCCGGCGAGGTCGAGGACGACGAAGACGTCGCCCTGCTGGAGGCGCGGGACCTGCTCTTTGCGCGGCTGCTGCAGTACAAGGCGTTCAAGCAGGTGGCGGCGCTGCTGGATGCCACGCTCGAGCTGGAGGCTCGGCGGTACCCGAGGCAGGTGGCGCTGGAAGAGCACTTCGCGGCCATGCTGCCGGAGCTCGTCTGGAAGCATACGCCTCGGCAGTTCGCCGCCCTCGCGGAAACTGCCCTGAAACCCAAGACCCCCGCGCCCACCGAAGTGGGGCTGGCGCACCTCCACGGCAGCCCCGTCAGCGTCAAGGAACAGGCTGAGCTGATCGGACTGCGCCTGCAGCAGGGCAGGCCACTGTCGTTCCGCGCCCTGATTGCAGATGCAGAATCCACGCTGGTGGTGGTTGCCCGCTTCCTGGCCCTGCTTGAGCTGTTCCGCGACCAGGTGGTGGCCTTCAACCAGCTTGCGCCGCTGGGTGACCTCACCGTCCGCTGGACGGCGCCCGGCGCGGAGTGGAGCAGCGACCACCTGACCGAAGAATATGAGGAACAGCCGTGA
- a CDS encoding ParA family protein produces MSSEQGSATLEGTELDLEDAVMGPTGRPYREFPEPAPLSSHGPARVIAMVNQKGGVGKTTSTINLAAALAEYGRRVLLVDFDPQGALSAGLGVNPHELDLTVYNVLMDRKVDIRDAIHQTGVENVDLLPANIDLSAAEVQLVNEVAREQVLDRALKKVEDDYDVVLIDCQPSLGLLTVNALTAAHGVIIPLICEFFALRAVALLVETIDKVQDRLNPRLQVDGVLATMYDARTLHSREVITRLVEAFGDKVFETVIKRSIKFADATVAAEPITSYAGNHIGADAYRRLAKELISRGGAP; encoded by the coding sequence GTGAGCAGCGAACAGGGTTCAGCAACTCTGGAAGGCACGGAACTCGACCTGGAAGACGCCGTGATGGGTCCCACAGGACGTCCCTACCGCGAATTTCCGGAGCCCGCGCCGCTGTCCTCCCATGGACCGGCCCGTGTGATTGCCATGGTCAACCAGAAGGGCGGCGTGGGTAAGACCACGTCCACCATCAACCTCGCGGCCGCGCTGGCGGAATACGGCCGCCGCGTGCTCCTGGTGGACTTCGACCCCCAGGGTGCATTGTCCGCCGGGCTGGGCGTCAACCCCCACGAACTTGATCTCACTGTCTACAACGTCCTCATGGACCGCAAGGTGGACATCCGCGATGCCATCCACCAGACCGGCGTGGAAAACGTTGATCTCCTGCCCGCCAACATCGACCTTTCCGCTGCCGAGGTCCAGTTGGTCAATGAGGTTGCCCGCGAACAGGTGCTGGACCGGGCGCTGAAGAAGGTTGAAGACGATTACGACGTCGTCCTCATCGACTGCCAGCCGTCCCTCGGGCTCCTCACCGTCAACGCCCTGACGGCCGCCCACGGCGTCATCATCCCGCTGATCTGCGAATTCTTCGCGTTGCGGGCGGTGGCCCTCCTGGTCGAGACCATCGACAAAGTCCAGGACCGCCTCAACCCGCGGCTGCAGGTGGACGGCGTGCTCGCCACCATGTACGACGCCCGCACGCTCCACAGCCGCGAGGTCATTACGCGCCTCGTGGAAGCCTTCGGCGACAAAGTCTTCGAGACCGTCATCAAGCGTTCCATCAAGTTCGCCGATGCCACTGTGGCCGCCGAACCCATCACCAGCTACGCCGGCAACCACATCGGCGCCGACGCCTACCGCCGCCTCGCCAAGGAACTCATCTCGCGCGGCGGCGCGCCCTAG
- a CDS encoding cation:dicarboxylate symporter family transporter — translation MASQRGESAAPAKTGRKGLDKSHYLYIAVIAAVILGALVGLLFPEVGKSLKPLGDGFIKLIKMMIAPIIFCTIVLGIGSIAKAATVGKVGGLALGYFVVMSTFALAIGLVVGNIIHPGEGLELAPYDPNKKAATDSTVDFLLGIIPSDVPVLPTLLAAILVGFALQKMGPQGAPVLKAIGLGQAVVFRILIMIMWLAPVGAFGAIAAVVGATGFQAIVSMFTLMVAFYITCALFIVVILGGLLQVVAGVNIFKLMKYLAREYLLIFSTSSSEAALPRLIAKMEHLGVSKPVVGVTVPTGYSFNLDGTAIYLTMASLFVANAMGTPLDLGAQISLLIFMIIASKGAAGVTGAGLATLAAGLQAHRPELLGGVGMIVGIDRFMSEARALTNFTGNAVATVLIGTWVKEIDGEQVSRVLSGEEPFDEQTMMAHHGVLETQEKAIPAHA, via the coding sequence ATGGCTTCTCAACGAGGAGAGTCGGCCGCACCGGCCAAGACCGGGCGCAAGGGACTGGACAAGTCCCACTACCTTTACATTGCCGTCATCGCCGCCGTCATCCTGGGCGCACTGGTGGGGCTGCTGTTCCCGGAGGTCGGCAAATCGCTGAAGCCGCTGGGGGACGGGTTCATCAAGCTCATCAAGATGATGATCGCCCCGATCATCTTCTGCACCATCGTTTTGGGCATCGGCTCCATTGCCAAGGCCGCAACGGTCGGCAAGGTGGGCGGTCTTGCCCTCGGCTACTTCGTTGTCATGTCGACGTTCGCGCTGGCCATCGGTCTCGTTGTCGGCAACATCATCCACCCCGGTGAGGGACTGGAGCTTGCTCCCTACGACCCGAACAAGAAGGCCGCAACGGACAGCACCGTGGACTTCCTGCTGGGCATCATCCCGAGTGACGTCCCCGTGCTTCCCACGCTGCTCGCCGCGATCCTCGTTGGCTTCGCCCTCCAGAAAATGGGCCCGCAGGGCGCCCCGGTCCTGAAGGCCATCGGCCTCGGCCAGGCAGTCGTCTTCCGGATCCTGATCATGATCATGTGGCTCGCCCCGGTCGGCGCCTTCGGTGCCATCGCCGCGGTTGTCGGCGCCACGGGCTTCCAGGCCATCGTGAGCATGTTCACCCTCATGGTCGCTTTCTACATCACCTGCGCACTCTTCATCGTCGTCATCCTGGGCGGCCTGCTGCAGGTCGTGGCCGGAGTGAACATCTTCAAGCTCATGAAGTACCTCGCACGTGAGTACCTCCTGATCTTCTCCACCTCGTCCTCCGAAGCCGCGCTGCCCCGACTGATCGCCAAGATGGAACACCTGGGCGTCTCCAAGCCGGTGGTCGGCGTGACCGTGCCCACGGGCTACTCGTTCAACCTGGACGGCACTGCCATTTACCTGACCATGGCATCACTGTTCGTGGCCAACGCGATGGGAACCCCTCTGGACCTGGGGGCCCAGATCTCCCTGCTGATCTTCATGATCATCGCTTCCAAGGGCGCAGCCGGTGTGACCGGTGCAGGCCTTGCCACCCTGGCGGCCGGCCTGCAGGCCCACAGGCCGGAACTCCTCGGCGGCGTCGGCATGATCGTCGGCATCGACCGGTTCATGTCCGAGGCCCGCGCCCTGACCAACTTCACCGGCAACGCCGTGGCCACGGTCCTGATCGGAACCTGGGTCAAGGAGATCGACGGCGAACAGGTCAGCCGCGTCCTGTCCGGCGAAGAGCCCTTCGACGAGCAGACCATGATGGCCCATCACGGAGTGCTCGAAACCCAGGAGAAGGCAATTCCTGCCCACGCCTAG
- a CDS encoding sensor histidine kinase, with amino-acid sequence MIHRWSIARRLFVANLLFVLALTAVVGTAAFVDARDRTYDETGRRMAALAVSIADNPLVLQAAASPDPSARLQPYALKVMDNADADFITIMAPDRTRWTHPLHEEIGQPYIGSISDALAGHVFTEITAGTLGPSVRTIAPVKAADGSVKALVAAGVTVRNIDVAVAGRIPALLVIAGGLLLGGSLTSWLLGRYLRGVTRGWGPEQLAQLFAYYESVLHSVREGVILIDSKGRVVMYNDQAAELLGLEPRDSGDDPANTPLLADLPLAPSLKNLFESGRAAHDEIHLTGSGVLVVNQGPAVGPGSRSGRPAAAFGTAVFGTVATIRDRTEIESLGTELETMRTLSDALRAQTHEHANRLHTMVSLLELGRTGDALDFATQDLELSQQLTDDMVSSVQEPVVSALVMGKAAEANERGVELAVQASGAAGAAGLAVQDLVTILGNLLDNAIDAAADAPAPRRVELQVNSHDGGLEITVQDSGKGIEPGAVDDIFRYGFSTKEAGPFGRGLGLALVKQAVQRLAGTMTITNSGGTGGARFHIVLPAPDPHSLPEEHA; translated from the coding sequence GTGATCCACCGTTGGAGCATTGCCAGGCGGCTGTTCGTGGCCAACCTGCTGTTCGTGCTGGCATTGACCGCTGTCGTGGGGACGGCCGCCTTCGTGGACGCCCGCGACCGCACGTACGACGAAACCGGACGCCGGATGGCTGCCCTGGCGGTCTCCATCGCCGATAACCCGCTGGTGCTCCAGGCCGCGGCCTCCCCAGATCCGTCCGCCCGGCTCCAGCCTTACGCGCTCAAGGTGATGGACAACGCCGACGCCGACTTCATCACCATCATGGCCCCGGACCGGACACGGTGGACGCACCCCCTCCACGAGGAGATTGGCCAGCCGTACATTGGCTCGATCTCCGATGCCCTCGCCGGGCACGTGTTCACGGAGATCACGGCCGGAACCCTGGGGCCCTCCGTGCGGACGATCGCTCCGGTCAAGGCCGCTGACGGCTCGGTCAAGGCGCTGGTGGCTGCGGGGGTGACAGTTCGGAACATTGATGTGGCGGTTGCCGGCAGGATTCCGGCGTTGCTCGTCATCGCGGGAGGCCTCCTCCTGGGCGGATCGCTGACGTCCTGGCTCCTGGGGCGTTATCTCCGCGGGGTAACCCGTGGCTGGGGACCCGAACAGCTGGCCCAGCTCTTTGCCTACTACGAATCGGTGCTCCACTCGGTGCGCGAAGGCGTCATCCTGATCGACTCCAAGGGGCGCGTGGTGATGTACAACGACCAGGCGGCTGAGCTGCTGGGGCTTGAGCCGCGGGACTCCGGCGATGATCCGGCGAACACGCCTCTCCTGGCCGACCTCCCGCTGGCTCCCAGCCTGAAAAACCTGTTTGAGTCAGGCCGCGCCGCCCACGACGAGATCCATTTGACCGGCTCCGGCGTCCTCGTGGTGAACCAGGGTCCGGCCGTGGGCCCGGGTTCCCGGTCCGGACGCCCGGCGGCGGCGTTCGGCACAGCCGTGTTCGGAACTGTGGCGACGATCCGGGACCGGACCGAAATCGAGTCCCTGGGAACCGAGCTTGAGACGATGCGGACACTTTCGGACGCACTGCGGGCCCAGACCCACGAGCACGCAAACCGGCTCCACACCATGGTTTCGCTCCTGGAGCTGGGGCGCACCGGGGATGCACTGGACTTCGCCACCCAGGATCTCGAACTGAGCCAGCAGCTGACGGACGACATGGTGAGCTCAGTGCAGGAACCCGTGGTCAGCGCCCTCGTCATGGGCAAGGCCGCCGAGGCCAACGAACGCGGGGTGGAGCTGGCGGTGCAGGCATCCGGCGCAGCGGGCGCGGCAGGCCTCGCCGTCCAGGACCTCGTCACCATCCTCGGCAACCTGCTGGACAACGCCATCGATGCCGCCGCCGACGCCCCCGCGCCGAGGCGGGTGGAGCTGCAGGTGAATTCACACGACGGCGGACTGGAGATCACCGTGCAGGATTCCGGAAAGGGCATTGAACCAGGTGCCGTCGACGACATCTTCCGGTACGGCTTCAGCACCAAGGAGGCCGGTCCCTTCGGCCGCGGCCTCGGGCTGGCGCTTGTGAAGCAGGCCGTTCAGCGTCTGGCCGGTACGATGACCATCACCAACTCCGGCGGCACCGGCGGTGCACGATTCCATATCGTGCTGCCCGCGCCGGACCCGCACAGCCTCCCGGAGGAACACGCGTGA